One stretch of Cellulomonas wangsupingiae DNA includes these proteins:
- the yajC gene encoding preprotein translocase subunit YajC, with protein sequence MDYSFLIIMLLAFGALWFMSSRSRKMQREAADFRTNLALGDEVMTGSGLFGTVTAIEGDVITLESTPGTETRWLRAAIAKKVDPVVVEDEPADDTLDGDDSSVVDVPDDLSSMPPEPPAVRDEDRDTK encoded by the coding sequence ATGGACTACTCGTTCCTGATCATCATGCTGCTCGCCTTCGGGGCGCTGTGGTTCATGTCGAGCCGCTCGCGCAAGATGCAGCGGGAGGCCGCCGACTTCCGGACGAACCTGGCGCTGGGCGACGAGGTCATGACGGGATCCGGCCTCTTCGGCACCGTGACCGCCATCGAGGGCGACGTGATCACGCTCGAGTCGACGCCGGGGACCGAGACGCGCTGGCTGCGCGCCGCGATCGCCAAGAAGGTCGACCCGGTCGTCGTCGAGGACGAGCCGGCCGACGACACGCTCGACGGCGACGACTCCTCGGTCGTGGACGTGCCGGACGACCTGTCGTCGATGCCGCCGGAGCCGCCGGCGGTGCGTGACGAGGACCGCGACACCAAGTGA
- the secD gene encoding protein translocase subunit SecD, with protein sequence MVVALFASILAGTRWGDASLTPNLALDLEGGTQVILEPVPEAKGDVTAETINQAIAVIRQRVDASGVAEAEITSQGGDKIVVALPGNPSEETLDLVRTSAQMEFRPVLVMGAAAATPTDPAAAAAAAAQPTKEAPDGPSDVAYYVTPEVQAEFDALDCTLPENRTGGVPGDPDEAFVACDQEGLAKFILGPVEIPGADIKSATSGMGSTSTGASTGQWVVNLEFTGEGTPKFTEVTTRLASSAAPLNQFAVVLDALVISAPSVNEVIPNGQAQISGSFTRESAETLANQLNFGSLPISFEEQSVQQISATLGSEQLQKGLLAGVFGLLLVVVYSLFQYRALGMVTVASLLVAAVVTYGIITFLSWVQGYRLSLPGVAGLIVAIGITADSFIVYFERIRDELRDGRPLGAAIDKGWERARRTILASDAVNFTAAVVLYLLAVGGVRGFAFTLGLTTLVDLLVVFLFTHPVMVLLGRTRFFAEGHPASGLDPRRLGVDTVRYAGRGRVAAPGQQTKGASPSDVREPVAVGSGGMTIAERRAAARAAEAASVPPHDDPPTTVTDDPAAGRPEGSDR encoded by the coding sequence ATGGTCGTCGCGCTGTTCGCCTCGATCCTCGCCGGTACCCGCTGGGGAGACGCGTCGCTCACGCCGAACCTCGCGCTCGACCTCGAGGGCGGCACGCAGGTCATCCTCGAGCCGGTCCCCGAGGCCAAGGGCGACGTGACGGCGGAGACGATCAACCAGGCCATCGCGGTCATCCGCCAGCGCGTCGACGCCTCGGGCGTCGCGGAGGCGGAGATCACGAGCCAGGGCGGCGACAAGATCGTCGTCGCGCTGCCGGGCAACCCCAGCGAGGAGACCCTCGACCTGGTGCGCACGTCGGCGCAGATGGAGTTCCGGCCCGTCCTCGTCATGGGGGCGGCGGCGGCCACGCCCACCGACCCCGCCGCGGCGGCCGCGGCGGCGGCGCAGCCGACCAAGGAGGCGCCGGACGGGCCGAGCGACGTCGCGTACTACGTGACGCCCGAGGTGCAGGCCGAGTTCGACGCGCTCGACTGCACGCTGCCGGAGAACCGCACCGGTGGCGTCCCCGGCGACCCCGACGAGGCGTTCGTCGCCTGCGACCAGGAGGGTCTCGCCAAGTTCATCCTCGGACCCGTGGAGATCCCGGGCGCCGACATCAAGAGCGCGACCTCGGGCATGGGCTCCACGTCCACCGGTGCGTCGACCGGTCAGTGGGTCGTCAACCTCGAGTTCACGGGGGAGGGCACCCCGAAGTTCACCGAGGTGACCACCCGCCTCGCGAGCTCGGCCGCGCCGCTCAACCAGTTCGCGGTCGTGCTCGACGCGCTGGTGATCTCCGCGCCGTCGGTCAACGAGGTCATCCCGAACGGCCAGGCGCAGATCTCCGGCTCCTTCACGCGCGAGTCCGCCGAGACGCTGGCCAACCAGCTGAACTTCGGGTCGCTGCCGATCAGCTTCGAGGAGCAGAGCGTGCAGCAGATCTCGGCCACGCTCGGTTCCGAGCAGCTGCAGAAGGGTCTGCTCGCCGGCGTCTTCGGCCTGCTCCTCGTCGTCGTGTACTCGCTCTTCCAGTACCGCGCCCTCGGCATGGTCACCGTGGCCTCCCTCCTGGTCGCGGCCGTGGTCACCTACGGGATCATCACGTTCCTGTCGTGGGTGCAGGGCTACCGGCTCTCGCTGCCCGGCGTCGCCGGCCTGATCGTCGCCATCGGCATCACCGCGGACTCGTTCATCGTGTACTTCGAGCGCATCCGCGACGAGCTGCGCGACGGCCGGCCGCTGGGTGCCGCGATCGACAAGGGCTGGGAACGCGCCCGCCGCACGATCCTCGCCTCCGACGCCGTGAACTTCACGGCCGCCGTGGTCCTGTACCTGCTGGCCGTCGGCGGGGTGCGCGGGTTCGCGTTCACGCTCGGCCTGACGACGCTCGTCGACCTGCTCGTGGTCTTCCTCTTCACCCACCCGGTCATGGTGCTGCTGGGCCGCACGCGCTTCTTCGCCGAGGGCCACCCGGCCTCCGGCCTGGACCCGCGGCGCCTCGGCGTCGACACCGTGCGGTACGCGGGACGCGGGCGCGTCGCCGCACCCGGCCAGCAGACGAAGGGCGCGTCGCCGTCCGACGTGCGCGAGCCGGTGGCGGTCGGCTCCGGCGGCATGACCATCGCGGAGCGGCGGGCCGCCGCCCGTGCCGCCGAGGCGGCCTCGGTGCCGCCGCACGACGACCCACCCACGACCGTGACAGACGACCCCGCTGCCGGGCGTCCCGAGGGGAGCGACCGCTGA
- the secF gene encoding protein translocase subunit SecF has product MATGFAQWGNDLYTGRRSYDIVGRRRTWYLISAILIAISAVLLVKPGLNPGIEFRGGSEFVVSGVDTTDQQLAIDTVQAIAPEESPRVTTVGGDSLRIQTAQLTSDEVEEVTGSLAAAFDVDGSQITSAFIGPSWGQDVSEKAVTGLLVFLVFVSLVMTVYFRNWRMAAAAILALFHDLIITVGVYAAVGWEVTPATVIGFLTILGYSIYDTVVVFDKVRENTADTLEQTRFTYAEKANLAVNQTLVRSINTSVVALLPVTSILVVGAFILGAGTLRDIALALFVGMFVGTFSSIFIATPLEVTLREREPRIREHTAKVLAARAGTAVDGAPVPAGSVARAAAALRPGGHLGQGAQPRRKGR; this is encoded by the coding sequence ATGGCCACGGGATTCGCCCAGTGGGGCAACGACCTGTACACCGGCCGGCGCTCGTACGACATCGTCGGACGACGCCGCACCTGGTACCTCATCTCGGCGATCCTCATCGCCATCTCCGCGGTCCTGCTCGTGAAGCCGGGCCTGAACCCGGGCATCGAGTTCCGCGGCGGGTCGGAGTTCGTCGTCTCCGGCGTCGACACCACCGACCAGCAGCTCGCGATCGACACGGTGCAGGCGATCGCCCCCGAGGAGAGCCCGCGCGTCACGACGGTGGGCGGCGACTCGCTCCGCATCCAGACGGCGCAGCTCACGAGCGACGAGGTCGAGGAGGTCACGGGCAGCCTCGCCGCCGCGTTCGACGTGGACGGGTCGCAGATCACCAGCGCGTTCATCGGGCCGTCGTGGGGGCAGGACGTCTCCGAGAAGGCCGTGACGGGACTCCTCGTCTTCCTGGTGTTCGTCTCGCTCGTGATGACGGTCTACTTCCGCAACTGGCGGATGGCCGCGGCCGCGATCCTCGCGCTGTTCCACGACCTGATCATCACCGTCGGCGTGTACGCGGCCGTCGGGTGGGAGGTCACCCCGGCCACCGTCATCGGGTTCCTGACGATCCTCGGGTACTCGATCTACGACACGGTCGTCGTCTTCGACAAGGTGCGCGAGAACACGGCCGACACCCTCGAGCAGACGCGCTTCACGTACGCGGAGAAGGCCAACCTGGCCGTCAACCAGACCCTCGTGCGGTCGATCAACACGTCCGTGGTCGCGCTGCTGCCCGTCACGTCGATCCTCGTGGTCGGTGCGTTCATCCTCGGCGCCGGCACGCTGCGCGACATCGCGCTGGCGCTCTTCGTCGGCATGTTCGTCGGCACGTTCTCCTCGATCTTCATCGCGACGCCTCTCGAGGTGACGCTGCGCGAGCGCGAGCCGCGCATCCGGGAGCACACCGCGAAGGTGCTCGCCGCGCGTGCGGGCACCGCGGTCGACGGCGCGCCGGTCCCCGCGGGTTCCGTGGCGCGTGCCGCGGCGGCCCTGCGGCCGGGTGGGCACCTGGGCCAGGGCGCACAGCCCCGGCGCAAGGGCCGATGA
- a CDS encoding adenine phosphoribosyltransferase → MNAVPDGSGVLPGPSAGRAELARRIDALLRTVPDYPEPGVLFRDIMPLLADPDAFAEVVATFATDVPGPVDLVAGMEARGFLLAAPVAIALGAGVVPVRKAGKLPGPVATQSYALEYGSAAVEIQPSTIPDGARVLVIDDVLATGGTAAATVELLETCGATVVGLAFLVELEALGGRAMLPGRFVDSLLTLP, encoded by the coding sequence ATGAACGCGGTCCCGGACGGGTCGGGCGTGCTGCCCGGCCCGTCGGCCGGGCGCGCGGAGCTCGCGCGCCGCATCGACGCGCTGCTGCGCACGGTGCCGGACTACCCGGAGCCCGGGGTCCTGTTCCGCGACATCATGCCGCTGCTGGCGGATCCGGACGCGTTCGCGGAGGTCGTGGCGACCTTCGCGACCGACGTCCCGGGCCCGGTGGACCTGGTCGCGGGCATGGAGGCCCGCGGCTTCCTGCTCGCGGCGCCGGTCGCGATCGCGCTCGGCGCCGGCGTCGTCCCCGTCCGCAAGGCCGGCAAGCTCCCCGGGCCGGTCGCCACGCAGTCGTACGCGCTGGAGTACGGGTCGGCGGCCGTCGAGATCCAGCCGTCCACGATCCCCGACGGTGCGCGCGTCCTCGTCATCGACGACGTGCTGGCCACGGGCGGGACGGCGGCCGCGACGGTCGAGCTGCTCGAGACCTGCGGGGCCACGGTCGTCGGGCTGGCGTTCCTCGTCGAGCTCGAGGCGCTCGGGGGACGCGCGATGCTGCCGGGGCGGTTCGTCGACTCGCTCCTCACCCTTCCCTGA
- a CDS encoding RelA/SpoT family protein, with protein sequence MTDTTGTGAEATTAPVPAVPAGAPSAALPPDAAPPGPVTPVAPESEPAASTGRVRARLARLSGRSGTAYPALEPVLHAVRTNHPKADLSVIEQAYVVAEHAHRGQLRKSGDPYITHPVAVATILAELGMTPSTIVAALLHDTVEDTEYSLDQLRRDFGPEVAMLVDGVTKLDKVAYGDAAQAETVRKMVVAMSRDIRVLVIKLADRLHNARTWKFVSAASAEKKARETLEIYAPLAHRLGMNTIKWELEDLSFATLYPKVYDEIVHLVAERAPAREEYLATVREQVGADLRQAKIKATVSGRPKHYYSIYQKMIVRGRDFADIYDLVGVRVLVDTVRDCYAALGALHARWNPVPGRFKDYIAMPKFNLYQSLHTTVIGPGGKPVEIQIRTHDMHRRAEYGVAAHWKYKETAKNGPQDAAGNDMTWLRQLVDWQRETADPAEFLDLLRDEIAGAEVYVFTPKGDVQALPAGSTPVDFAYAVHTEVGHRTMGARVNGRLVPLDSTLENGDVVEVFTSKSETAGPSRDWLAFVKSPRARNKIRQWFTKERREEAIEHGKDAIAKAMRKQNLPIQRLMSHEALVALAHEMRFADVSALYAAVGEGQASATSVVQRLVHSLGGEPAQEEDLAEAARPGISGRRVRTGDPGVVVKGVDDVWVKLAKCCTPVPGDEIVGFVTRGAGVSVHRTDCINVEALRRQPERIVDVEWTHTSSQLFLVQIQVEALDRSRLLSDVTRVLSDHHVNILSASVSTSRDRVALSRFVFEMAEPSHLASVLAAVRKVEGVFDVYRITGSRGAEEPAVRV encoded by the coding sequence ATGACCGACACGACCGGTACCGGGGCGGAGGCGACGACCGCACCCGTGCCCGCGGTTCCGGCGGGTGCGCCCTCGGCCGCCCTGCCGCCGGACGCCGCGCCGCCGGGCCCGGTCACCCCCGTGGCCCCCGAGAGCGAGCCTGCCGCGTCGACGGGCCGGGTGCGGGCGCGCCTCGCGCGCCTGTCCGGCCGCTCGGGCACTGCCTACCCGGCCCTCGAGCCCGTGCTGCACGCCGTGCGCACGAACCACCCGAAGGCCGACCTGTCGGTGATCGAGCAGGCGTACGTCGTCGCCGAGCACGCGCACCGGGGTCAGCTGCGCAAGAGCGGCGACCCGTACATCACCCACCCCGTCGCGGTCGCGACGATCCTCGCCGAGCTCGGCATGACGCCGTCGACGATCGTCGCCGCGCTGCTGCACGACACGGTCGAGGACACGGAGTACTCGCTCGACCAGCTGCGCCGTGACTTCGGGCCCGAGGTCGCGATGCTGGTCGACGGCGTGACGAAGCTCGACAAGGTCGCGTACGGGGACGCCGCGCAGGCCGAGACCGTCCGCAAGATGGTCGTGGCGATGTCCCGGGACATCCGCGTCCTCGTCATCAAGCTCGCCGACCGCCTCCACAACGCCCGCACCTGGAAGTTCGTCTCGGCGGCGTCCGCCGAGAAGAAGGCGCGCGAGACGCTCGAGATCTACGCGCCCCTGGCCCACCGCCTCGGCATGAACACCATCAAGTGGGAGCTCGAGGACCTGTCGTTCGCGACGCTGTACCCGAAGGTCTACGACGAGATCGTCCACCTCGTCGCCGAGCGCGCCCCCGCGCGCGAGGAGTACCTGGCGACGGTGCGCGAGCAGGTCGGCGCCGACCTGCGCCAGGCGAAGATCAAGGCGACGGTCTCCGGGCGGCCGAAGCACTACTACTCGATCTACCAGAAGATGATCGTGCGCGGCCGCGACTTCGCGGACATCTACGACCTCGTGGGCGTGCGCGTCCTCGTGGACACCGTGCGCGACTGCTACGCGGCGCTCGGTGCGCTGCACGCGCGGTGGAACCCGGTCCCCGGCCGGTTCAAGGACTACATCGCGATGCCGAAGTTCAACCTGTACCAGTCGCTGCACACCACCGTGATCGGGCCCGGTGGCAAGCCCGTCGAGATCCAGATCCGCACGCACGACATGCACCGGCGTGCCGAGTACGGCGTGGCGGCGCACTGGAAGTACAAGGAGACCGCGAAGAACGGCCCGCAGGACGCCGCCGGCAACGACATGACCTGGCTGCGCCAGCTGGTCGACTGGCAGCGCGAGACCGCGGACCCGGCGGAGTTCCTCGACCTCCTGCGTGACGAGATCGCCGGGGCCGAGGTCTACGTCTTCACCCCCAAGGGCGACGTCCAGGCCCTGCCGGCGGGATCCACACCCGTCGACTTCGCGTACGCGGTGCACACCGAGGTCGGCCACCGCACGATGGGTGCGCGCGTCAACGGCCGGCTCGTCCCGCTCGACTCCACGCTCGAGAACGGCGACGTCGTCGAGGTCTTCACCTCGAAGTCCGAGACGGCCGGCCCGAGCCGGGACTGGCTCGCGTTCGTCAAGAGCCCGCGTGCGCGCAACAAGATCCGGCAGTGGTTCACCAAGGAGCGCCGCGAGGAGGCGATCGAGCACGGCAAGGACGCGATCGCCAAGGCGATGCGCAAGCAGAACCTGCCGATCCAGCGCCTGATGTCGCACGAGGCGCTCGTGGCGCTGGCGCACGAGATGCGCTTCGCGGACGTGTCGGCGCTGTACGCCGCCGTCGGCGAGGGGCAGGCGTCGGCGACCTCCGTGGTCCAGCGCCTGGTGCACTCGCTCGGCGGGGAGCCGGCGCAGGAGGAGGACCTGGCGGAGGCGGCGCGGCCCGGCATCTCCGGGCGGCGTGTGCGCACGGGTGACCCGGGTGTCGTGGTCAAGGGCGTCGACGACGTGTGGGTGAAGCTCGCCAAGTGCTGCACCCCGGTGCCCGGGGACGAGATCGTCGGGTTCGTGACGCGTGGCGCCGGCGTCTCGGTCCACCGCACGGACTGCATCAACGTCGAGGCCTTGCGCCGGCAGCCCGAGCGGATCGTCGACGTCGAGTGGACGCACACCAGCTCCCAGCTGTTCCTCGTGCAGATCCAGGTCGAGGCGCTGGACCGCAGCCGCCTGCTCTCGGACGTCACGCGCGTGCTGTCGGACCACCACGTGAACATCCTGTCGGCGTCGGTCTCGACGTCGCGCGACCGCGTCGCGCTGTCCCGGTTCGTCTTCGAGATGGCCGAGCCGTCGCACCTCGCGTCCGTGCTGGCCGCGGTGCGCAAGGTCGAGGGCGTCTTCGACGTCTACCGCATCACGGGCTCGCGCGGTGCCGAGGAGCCCGCGGTCCGGGTCTGA